Proteins encoded in a region of the Mixophyes fleayi isolate aMixFle1 chromosome 5, aMixFle1.hap1, whole genome shotgun sequence genome:
- the RAB18 gene encoding ras-related protein Rab-18: protein MEEDILTTLKILIIGESGVGKSSLLLRFTDDTFDPELAATIGVDFKVKTISVDGNKAKLAIWDTAGQERFRTLTPSYYRGAQGVILVYDVTRRDTFVKLDNWLNELETYCTRNDIVKMLVGNKIDKENREVDRNEGLRFARKHSMLFIEASAKTRDGVQCAFEELVEKIIQTPGLWESESHNRGVRLSDEEGGRGGPCGGYCSML from the exons ATGGAGGAAGATATTCTGACCACCCTCAAGATCCTGATCATAGGGGAGAGCGGGGTGGGCAAGTCCAG CCTTCTGTTGAGGTTTACAGATGACACATTTGACCCAGAACTTGCGGCTACTATCG GTGTTGACTTCAAGGTGAAAACAATTTCTGTTGATGGTAATAAAGCAAAGCTGGCCATATGG GACACTGCTGGACAAGAGCGTTTCCGAACACTAACTCCCAGCTATTACAGGGGTGCACAAGGTGTTATATTGG TTTATGATGTCACACGAAGGGATACATTTGTAAAGCTGGACAACTGGTTAAATGAGCTGGAGACATACTGCACAAGAAATGACATTGTAAAAATGTTGGTTGGAAACAAGATAGACAAG GAAAACAGAGAAGTGGACAGGAATGAAGGTCTCAGGTTTGCACGGAAGCATTCGATGTTGTTTATAG AGGCCAGTGCGAAGACCAGAGACGGAGTTCAGTGTGCCTTTGAGGAACTTGTTGAAAAGATTATACAGACTCCTGGACTATGGGAAAGCGAGTCTCACAACAGAGGTGTTAGATTGTCCGACGAAGAAGGTGGCAGGGGAGGACCTTGTGGCGGATACTGCTCCATGTTATAA